Within uncultured Methanoregula sp., the genomic segment GCCGTTCATGGAGACGGTGACCGTGTGGTACTGGTTCCCGTCCAGGCCCCGGACCTGCCGGCTCAGCTGCCCGTTGTAGTCCATGTCATAGCTCTCGCACTGCGTGCCGTCAACGCAGACCGTTCCGCCATACGGTGTGATCGAGATATCGATATTACCCGGGTCCGGTGTATCCAGCTGGAGTGTCGGGTTTGTCTCTGCAATGATATGCGGGTTCACGTACAGCGTTGTCGTGTACGGCCGGTATCCGTCCTTTGTTACGGTTACCCGGTAGGACACGTACGCAGGAACATCCCGCAGCGTATAGGATCCTGTGGATGAGGTCCATCCGCCATATCCCATGCCGCCACTGTTCGGTGAAATCTCCACGTAGGCATTGCCCGGATTTGACCAGATCTGGATGCCCCCGGTCTCGCTGTAGGAATTCGTGGGGGCCTGTACTGCGTTCTGTGCCGGAATGCTCACGGCAAGATAGTTCCCTCCTGCAACAAAGCCGCCTGCGATCGATATGCAGACCATGAACAGGACAAGCCGGGTAAGTGGTGTCCTCGTGGATGT encodes:
- a CDS encoding carboxypeptidase-like regulatory domain-containing protein is translated as MTSTTSTRTPLTRLVLFMVCISIAGGFVAGGNYLAVSIPAQNAVQAPTNSYSETGGIQIWSNPGNAYVEISPNSGGMGYGGWTSSTGSYTLRDVPAYVSYRVTVTKDGYRPYTTTLYVNPHIIAETNPTLQLDTPDPGNIDISITPYGGTVCVDGTQCESYDMDYNGQLSRQVRGLDGNQYHTVTVSMNGYRPFSQDVWVPAGDTAKLSTTMQRW